The proteins below come from a single Chryseobacterium capnotolerans genomic window:
- a CDS encoding efflux RND transporter periplasmic adaptor subunit produces the protein MKLKYNIIALVFISLLAVSCGKKEAAEEKAAEKTEQKEQAHEEEPQTIASLTEEQMKSVGVALGSVEMKELTSTIKANGLLSVPNSNKATITSLYGGIIKTINIQVGSIVKKGQVIATIANPEYIQLQEDYLTTNSRITYAEQEFRRQRELFDNDAGAKKNLQNADAELKTLRTKRASLLKQLQMMGINPGNVNNGNMRSGLVITAPISGTISGITAQIGSYVDISSPVATVIDNGSIHLDLQVFEKDLPKMRVGQIVHFKLTNNPETEYDAKIYSIGSSFENESKTISMHCEVIGNKSGLIDGMNITGMVSLDKSVTPAVPTEAIVEADGKFYVFIQTDKKVEEEHEEKGKPHPKTLNFEKIEVVKGTSDMGYTAITPVGNIPDNAKIVVKGAFFVNAKLVNSGEHEH, from the coding sequence ATGAAACTCAAATATAACATCATAGCCCTTGTATTCATTTCTCTGTTGGCGGTAAGCTGTGGAAAAAAAGAAGCTGCGGAAGAAAAAGCTGCTGAAAAAACAGAGCAGAAAGAACAGGCGCATGAAGAAGAACCGCAAACCATTGCCTCTCTTACAGAAGAACAAATGAAATCTGTTGGCGTGGCTTTGGGATCGGTAGAAATGAAAGAACTTACCTCAACGATTAAAGCCAATGGTCTTTTGAGTGTTCCTAATAGCAATAAGGCAACCATCACTTCTTTGTACGGGGGAATTATTAAAACCATAAACATCCAGGTAGGAAGTATTGTAAAAAAAGGACAAGTAATTGCAACCATTGCCAATCCTGAATACATCCAGCTTCAGGAAGATTATTTAACCACCAACAGCAGAATTACCTATGCTGAGCAAGAGTTCAGAAGACAAAGAGAGCTTTTTGATAATGATGCCGGTGCGAAGAAGAATCTTCAAAATGCTGATGCCGAATTGAAGACGCTGCGAACTAAAAGAGCCTCTCTTTTAAAACAGCTTCAAATGATGGGAATTAATCCGGGAAATGTAAACAATGGTAACATGAGATCCGGTTTGGTAATTACTGCTCCAATCAGTGGTACCATTAGTGGAATTACAGCGCAGATAGGAAGTTATGTAGATATTTCTTCTCCTGTGGCTACTGTGATTGATAATGGTTCTATTCACCTGGATCTTCAGGTGTTTGAAAAAGATCTTCCGAAAATGAGAGTAGGGCAGATTGTACATTTCAAACTTACTAATAATCCTGAAACAGAATATGATGCTAAGATTTACAGCATTGGATCTTCTTTTGAAAATGAGAGTAAGACTATTTCGATGCACTGTGAAGTGATCGGGAATAAATCAGGATTAATTGATGGGATGAATATTACAGGGATGGTAAGTCTTGATAAAAGTGTTACTCCTGCTGTTCCTACAGAAGCCATCGTAGAAGCTGACGGAAAATTCTATGTTTTTATTCAAACCGATAAGAAAGTAGAAGAGGAACATGAGGAAAAAGGAAAACCTCATCCGAAAACTTTAAACTTCGAGAAAATAGAAGTAGTGAAAGGAACTTCAGATATGGGCTATACTGCCATTACGCCTGTCGGAAATATTCCGGACAATGCTAAAATTGTAGTAAAAGGAGCCTTTTTTGTGAATGCTAAACTAGTAAATTCAGGAGAACATGAACATTAA
- a CDS encoding CusA/CzcA family heavy metal efflux RND transporter — MLDKIIKFSIKNKAVICIMTLVLVIWGAWSASKLPIDAVPDITNNQVQIITACPTLAGQEVEQLVTFPIEQSIANVPDIQETRSISRFGLSVITVVFKENVDVYFARQLINEQLKNAVEEIPKGVGTPELAPVSTGLGEVYQYILHPKKGSEKKYNAKELRTMQDWIVRRQLNGTPGVAEINSFGGELKQYEVAIDPNRLKAMGTSITEIFTALEKNNQNTGGAYIDKKPNAYFIRGIGLVTSLEDIKNIAVKNETGSVPIFIKDVADVRLGSAVRYGALTYDGKVDAVGGVVMMLKGANSNEVVNNIKAKIPTIQKSLPDDVVIEPFLDRTDLVGRAINTVEKNLIEGALIVIFVLVVFLGNLRAGLIVASAIPLSLLFALGMMNVFGVSANLMSLGAIDFGLIVDGAVIIVEATLHHLGVRKSMRTLTQSEMDEEVFLSASKIRSSAAFGEIIILIVYIPILTLAGVEGKMFTPMAKTVGFAILGALILSLTYIPMMSALFLSKKVSHKETFSDKMMSYLQKIYQPLLQKAIKVKYIIVSATVAVFVIAAFVFKNMGGEFIPQLQEGDFAFHCILPQGSSLSQSIETSMQASRLIKQFDEVKMVVGKTGSAEVPTDPMPPEATDMIVVLKPQSEWKTKKSYNELADEISEKLETIPGVFFEKNQPIQMRFNELMTGIRQDVAVKIFGENLDSLAVYADKVGKIIQTVDGATAPQIERVSGLPQINVQYDRTRIANYGLNIEDVNNAVSTAFAGKAAGQVFENERRFDLVVRLDSLHRTDISDVNNLMITSATGAQIPLSQVANVSYKLGPAQISREQGKRRIVIGFNVKGRDVESVVKDIQTKLDKVKLPSGYYFTYGGQFENLQEASKRLLIAVPVSLLLIFMLLYFTFKSFKQAALIFTAIPMSAIGGVFALVVRDMPFSISAGIGFIALFGVAVLNGIVLIGTFNQLEKEGETDILKRVFEGTKTRLRPVLMTATVASLGFLPMAISTGAGAEVQKPLATVVIGGLVTATFLTLFVLPMLYIIFNTKILKRKNNNMQSFTIVIILGLMMLGQTFKAQSRPISVEEAVQMAINNNLTLQSKDLSIKSAEALRPTAKELPKLSFDAQLGQYNSPKFDQSFAISQNIPFPTLFKARKELINENIKSRQIDKEITTNELIKDVRTYYYQIEYLQYNKEKLTSLAGFYDEFIRIATVRFKAGDIKKIEINTAETQKGEIDLLLKQNDVYLNNAYKNLKTLLNTSENLEVPSNINYEPLKAENILDSTVVANNPTVKAFYQEMEIAEKNKKVEKATGLPDFSLGYTNQSLIGFHTINGQENFYDSGKRFQSATVGVAIPLTFGATKARMQALEYDKLVAETNAKMQKKQLTAQLENAFNQYQQDIQQYDYYTHQALPNAEKIVKAAQLGYKTGEISYVEYLFALQTATNIQLKYLESIQQVNQAVVTINSIINK, encoded by the coding sequence GTGTTAGATAAAATCATAAAATTCAGTATCAAGAACAAGGCTGTCATTTGTATAATGACCTTGGTATTGGTTATTTGGGGAGCATGGAGTGCCAGCAAATTACCCATTGATGCCGTACCGGATATTACCAACAACCAGGTTCAGATCATTACGGCTTGTCCTACATTGGCAGGGCAGGAGGTAGAGCAATTGGTCACCTTTCCCATTGAACAAAGTATTGCCAATGTCCCGGATATTCAGGAAACAAGAAGTATTTCAAGATTCGGATTGTCTGTTATTACAGTAGTTTTCAAAGAAAATGTAGATGTTTACTTTGCCAGACAGTTAATTAACGAACAGTTAAAAAATGCAGTTGAAGAAATTCCTAAAGGAGTGGGAACTCCTGAATTAGCTCCTGTAAGTACAGGTCTTGGAGAAGTATATCAATACATCCTTCACCCTAAAAAAGGAAGTGAAAAGAAATATAATGCCAAGGAGCTTAGAACCATGCAGGACTGGATTGTTCGCAGACAGCTTAACGGAACTCCTGGAGTGGCCGAGATCAATAGTTTTGGAGGAGAATTAAAGCAATATGAAGTAGCTATTGATCCCAACCGATTGAAAGCAATGGGAACAAGCATTACCGAAATATTTACAGCCCTTGAAAAAAACAATCAGAATACAGGAGGAGCATATATTGATAAAAAGCCCAACGCCTACTTTATCCGTGGAATCGGGCTGGTAACTTCCCTGGAAGACATTAAAAATATTGCTGTTAAAAATGAAACAGGAAGTGTTCCTATTTTCATCAAAGATGTTGCTGATGTTCGTTTAGGAAGTGCCGTGCGTTATGGAGCCTTAACCTATGACGGAAAAGTAGACGCTGTAGGAGGAGTAGTGATGATGCTCAAAGGAGCCAACAGTAATGAAGTGGTAAATAACATCAAAGCAAAAATTCCAACCATTCAGAAATCACTTCCTGACGATGTGGTGATAGAACCGTTTCTGGACAGAACAGATTTAGTGGGAAGGGCAATCAATACGGTGGAGAAAAACCTGATAGAGGGAGCTCTGATTGTTATTTTCGTGCTTGTGGTTTTCCTTGGAAACCTGAGAGCCGGGCTTATTGTGGCATCAGCCATTCCGCTTTCCCTGTTATTTGCATTAGGAATGATGAATGTCTTTGGAGTAAGTGCGAATCTAATGAGCCTTGGAGCGATAGACTTTGGATTAATTGTTGACGGAGCGGTAATCATTGTAGAGGCAACACTCCATCATTTAGGCGTAAGAAAATCAATGCGGACTTTAACACAGTCTGAAATGGATGAAGAAGTTTTTCTTTCTGCCTCAAAGATCAGAAGCAGTGCCGCATTTGGGGAGATTATTATCCTGATTGTATATATTCCGATTCTTACTTTGGCGGGTGTAGAAGGAAAAATGTTTACCCCAATGGCCAAAACCGTAGGATTTGCGATCCTTGGAGCATTGATTCTTTCATTGACTTACATTCCAATGATGAGTGCTTTATTCTTGTCTAAAAAAGTATCGCACAAAGAAACTTTCTCTGATAAGATGATGAGTTATCTTCAGAAAATCTATCAGCCATTATTACAGAAAGCTATTAAAGTAAAATATATTATTGTTTCAGCAACAGTAGCTGTTTTTGTGATCGCAGCATTTGTCTTTAAAAATATGGGTGGTGAATTTATTCCCCAATTACAGGAAGGAGATTTTGCTTTCCACTGCATATTGCCACAGGGAAGTTCACTCAGCCAGAGTATAGAAACTTCAATGCAGGCTTCCAGATTGATCAAACAGTTTGATGAGGTGAAAATGGTCGTTGGTAAAACAGGGTCTGCCGAAGTTCCTACAGACCCGATGCCACCGGAAGCCACCGATATGATTGTCGTATTGAAGCCACAAAGTGAATGGAAAACCAAAAAATCCTATAATGAACTGGCAGATGAGATCAGTGAAAAACTGGAAACCATTCCTGGAGTCTTCTTTGAGAAAAACCAGCCTATTCAGATGCGTTTCAATGAATTGATGACAGGGATCAGACAGGATGTTGCCGTGAAGATCTTTGGAGAAAACTTAGATTCATTGGCGGTATATGCTGATAAGGTTGGAAAAATCATTCAGACTGTGGATGGAGCAACAGCTCCTCAGATTGAAAGGGTAAGCGGCCTTCCACAGATCAATGTGCAATATGACAGAACAAGAATTGCCAATTATGGATTAAATATAGAAGATGTCAACAATGCGGTAAGTACCGCTTTTGCAGGAAAAGCTGCCGGACAGGTTTTTGAAAATGAAAGACGTTTTGATCTGGTAGTCCGTTTAGACAGTCTTCACAGAACTGATATTTCTGACGTGAATAATCTGATGATCACCTCGGCTACAGGAGCTCAGATTCCATTGTCTCAGGTTGCGAATGTAAGTTATAAACTTGGCCCTGCACAGATCAGCCGTGAGCAGGGAAAACGTAGAATCGTAATAGGATTCAATGTTAAAGGGCGTGATGTGGAAAGTGTGGTGAAAGATATTCAGACTAAGCTGGATAAAGTAAAATTACCATCCGGATACTACTTTACGTATGGTGGGCAGTTTGAAAATCTTCAGGAAGCCAGTAAGCGTCTGTTGATCGCAGTTCCTGTCTCATTGCTGCTTATTTTTATGCTGCTGTATTTCACGTTTAAATCATTCAAGCAGGCTGCTTTGATCTTTACAGCAATTCCAATGAGTGCCATTGGAGGAGTCTTTGCGCTTGTGGTAAGAGACATGCCATTCAGTATCAGTGCCGGAATCGGATTTATTGCCCTCTTTGGGGTCGCGGTTCTTAATGGAATTGTATTGATCGGAACCTTTAACCAGCTCGAAAAAGAAGGCGAAACAGATATCTTAAAACGTGTTTTTGAAGGAACCAAAACCAGACTAAGACCTGTTCTGATGACCGCGACCGTAGCTTCCCTCGGATTTTTACCGATGGCTATTTCTACAGGAGCCGGAGCAGAAGTGCAAAAGCCTTTAGCTACCGTTGTTATTGGAGGTTTGGTAACGGCTACATTCCTCACATTATTTGTGCTGCCAATGCTGTACATTATTTTTAACACAAAGATTTTGAAGAGAAAAAATAATAATATGCAATCATTTACCATTGTTATTATACTGGGATTAATGATGCTGGGGCAGACGTTTAAAGCTCAGTCCAGACCAATTTCTGTAGAGGAAGCGGTGCAGATGGCGATTAATAATAATTTGACTTTACAATCAAAAGATTTAAGTATTAAATCAGCAGAAGCGCTGCGTCCAACAGCTAAAGAGCTTCCCAAATTAAGCTTTGATGCCCAGTTGGGACAATACAACAGTCCAAAATTTGACCAATCTTTTGCCATTTCACAGAATATCCCTTTTCCAACTTTGTTTAAAGCCAGAAAAGAACTTATCAATGAAAATATTAAGAGTAGACAGATCGATAAGGAGATCACAACCAATGAATTGATAAAAGACGTTCGTACTTACTATTATCAGATTGAATACCTTCAGTACAATAAAGAAAAACTGACCAGTCTTGCTGGTTTTTATGACGAATTTATCAGAATTGCAACAGTAAGATTTAAAGCGGGTGACATCAAAAAAATAGAGATTAATACCGCAGAAACTCAAAAAGGAGAAATTGATCTGCTATTGAAACAAAACGATGTCTATTTGAATAATGCCTATAAAAATCTGAAAACCCTTCTGAATACCTCGGAAAATCTGGAAGTACCATCCAATATAAACTATGAACCTTTAAAAGCCGAAAATATATTAGACAGTACAGTGGTTGCTAATAATCCTACCGTAAAAGCTTTTTATCAGGAAATGGAAATAGCAGAGAAGAATAAAAAGGTTGAAAAAGCTACAGGATTACCGGATTTTAGTTTGGGATATACCAATCAGTCCTTGATAGGTTTTCATACCATTAATGGGCAGGAGAATTTTTATGATTCAGGAAAACGTTTCCAGTCGGCAACAGTTGGTGTAGCCATTCCATTGACCTTTGGTGCTACAAAAGCCAGAATGCAGGCATTGGAATATGATAAACTGGTAGCAGAAACGAATGCAAAAATGCAAAAGAAACAGCTTACAGCTCAATTGGAAAATGCTTTCAATCAGTATCAGCAGGACATTCAGCAATATGATTATTATACCCATCAGGCATTACCCAATGCTGAGAAAATTGTAAAAGCAGCCCAGTTAGGATATAAGACAGGTGAGATTTCTTATGTAGAATATCTTTTTGCCCTACAAACGGCAACCAATATTCAATTAAAATATCTGGAATCTATTCAGCAGGTGAACCAGGCTGTAGTGACCATTAACTCAATCATTAATAAATAA
- a CDS encoding DUF6660 family protein, with product MNLLRWILAIYFMALSLMPCEDVSHPLNSGNKSISLSISESHSTDQGDICSPLCACSCCQMTVSAFKIDPLLEVPEQVPAYFSKKILFHKNDFAYQIYDPIWQPPKI from the coding sequence ATGAACCTGTTAAGATGGATACTGGCAATTTATTTCATGGCGTTATCACTGATGCCATGTGAAGATGTGTCTCACCCATTAAATTCAGGAAACAAAAGTATTTCTTTAAGTATTTCCGAGAGCCATTCTACAGACCAAGGAGATATCTGCTCGCCATTGTGTGCCTGCAGCTGTTGTCAGATGACGGTTTCAGCATTTAAAATAGATCCCTTATTGGAAGTTCCTGAACAGGTTCCTGCTTATTTTTCAAAGAAGATCTTATTTCATAAAAACGACTTTGCCTACCAGATATATGATCCTATCTGGCAGCCTCCCAAGATTTAA
- a CDS encoding FG-GAP repeat domain-containing protein translates to MPPTEEWGFRSPRGGVSRISTISWGGNEALNKPHFNTIEFTYINRDFIEQSYVQGLEYDQSNILSEIKVSSNGNLFKKYTVNYIKNNTNYQFVDKIIESNTEGEAANPIVFSYPNFVGPQIDSGILPYNNDDFNNIRFTGDFNGDSYLDFIMLNGIVKLGAFNDAYSDVATGKVFNTDAKVVNTLIDEEGQVYNGNGIIQYENGKVVGYIFRNNSFVKVFEKQVYNTSPCNKLDSSHTCNIEATLNEGDINGDGISDALLSLKRTDCYLEIINDPHSSLPPEGYKCYDSPAGNFIVDLKNANNPVLNYIIDSGINEDLYTDQRYTDVNRDGIVDIINVSNSTYTVFEFVKTTPNQYTKKIKFSGNLKEGKAPESSIMFGDFNGDGNLDFTFPVTDTQDADNWRFYIGTEKGFEAVLKKNFLKYRKPSDPNNSWSLIDHHFYSISDINKDGKSDITFIYSKSKSGYVGGNGNAQYRSLQYEIKTMQANGGINFIPGSNITGPLKTVPGGDYGLFQPISIPIKSNNNYYDIFLFKNSVVHKYKAQTALAELSQIKSINQGDITTYVDYLEVIPDNTINSNFYKKTNKKEYYPYFSLSRSDQSYAVSQLRQEGRKQDFRYRGDDWPYARKRDNRLSSKCSFFLVFRWI, encoded by the coding sequence ATGCCACCTACAGAGGAATGGGGATTCAGAAGTCCAAGAGGTGGAGTCTCCCGAATATCTACAATTTCCTGGGGAGGAAATGAAGCTTTAAATAAACCTCATTTTAATACAATTGAATTTACCTATATCAACAGAGATTTTATAGAGCAATCTTATGTACAAGGGCTTGAATATGACCAAAGTAATATTTTATCAGAAATCAAAGTAAGTTCAAATGGAAATCTGTTTAAAAAGTATACTGTCAACTATATAAAAAACAATACCAATTATCAATTTGTAGACAAAATCATAGAATCTAACACTGAAGGTGAGGCTGCTAATCCTATTGTATTCTCATATCCTAATTTTGTGGGGCCTCAAATAGACTCTGGTATTCTACCTTATAATAATGATGATTTTAATAATATCAGGTTCACCGGTGATTTTAATGGAGATTCTTATCTGGATTTTATTATGCTTAATGGAATAGTAAAACTCGGAGCCTTTAATGATGCCTACTCAGATGTTGCAACAGGGAAAGTTTTTAATACTGATGCTAAAGTTGTTAATACATTAATAGATGAAGAGGGACAAGTCTACAATGGAAATGGAATTATTCAATATGAAAATGGTAAGGTTGTTGGTTATATTTTCAGAAACAATTCTTTTGTTAAAGTGTTTGAAAAACAAGTATATAACACTTCACCATGTAATAAATTAGACTCTTCACATACCTGTAATATTGAAGCAACTCTAAATGAAGGAGATATTAATGGAGACGGAATAAGTGATGCATTATTATCTCTAAAAAGAACAGATTGTTATTTAGAGATAATCAATGATCCCCACAGCAGTTTACCTCCGGAAGGTTATAAATGCTATGATTCGCCTGCCGGAAACTTTATCGTAGATTTGAAAAATGCTAATAATCCTGTTTTAAATTATATCATTGATTCAGGTATTAATGAAGATCTATATACAGATCAAAGATATACAGATGTTAATCGTGACGGGATAGTTGATATTATCAATGTATCTAACAGTACATATACTGTATTTGAATTTGTCAAAACTACACCTAATCAGTATACAAAGAAAATTAAATTCTCAGGTAATTTAAAAGAAGGTAAAGCTCCTGAATCATCCATTATGTTTGGTGACTTTAATGGAGATGGAAATCTTGATTTTACCTTCCCTGTAACAGATACGCAGGATGCAGATAACTGGAGATTCTACATAGGAACAGAAAAAGGATTTGAGGCCGTGTTAAAAAAGAACTTTTTAAAGTACAGAAAGCCTTCTGATCCTAACAACTCCTGGTCTTTAATCGATCATCATTTTTATTCCATATCGGATATTAATAAAGATGGAAAATCTGACATTACTTTCATCTATTCTAAAAGTAAATCCGGATATGTAGGTGGTAATGGAAATGCACAATATAGAAGCTTACAGTATGAAATTAAAACAATGCAGGCTAATGGTGGAATAAATTTTATTCCGGGTTCAAATATAACAGGACCTCTTAAAACTGTTCCAGGCGGAGATTATGGCTTATTTCAACCTATAAGTATTCCTATCAAATCTAATAACAACTACTATGATATCTTTTTGTTTAAAAATTCCGTAGTACACAAATATAAAGCGCAGACTGCTTTGGCAGAATTATCACAAATTAAAAGTATCAATCAAGGTGATATTACTACCTATGTAGATTATTTAGAAGTTATCCCTGACAATACTATTAATTCTAATTTTTATAAAAAAACAAACAAAAAAGAATACTATCCTTATTTCTCACTCAGCAGGTCAGATCAGTCTTATGCCGTATCTCAGCTGAGACAAGAAGGTAGGAAACAGGATTTCAGATACAGGGGGGATGACTGGCCATATGCAAGGAAAAGGGATAATAGGTTATCATCAAAGTGCTCGTTCTTCCTGGTATTCAGATGGATTTGA